A stretch of Planococcus citri chromosome 5, ihPlaCitr1.1, whole genome shotgun sequence DNA encodes these proteins:
- the LOC135847393 gene encoding speckle-type POZ protein-like isoform X2, which translates to MNTFYTILTTFLLSYCTICQSEHSKTPSNSNRSDTYLPTHEINHIWAIHQFRFHENLEADKIYSPYLHAPTTDRYEWNMKIYPNGQDNNNDTISVYVCISNHSAVEEATAEANISIINNKKEVLLHEYLIPKKYARRAGVLNTQYWRCWGRKNFCKKDDYFRNHLLQNDTLTFSVHIKWVSESPNEDIQRNVSSTTATPETTSVKYNLTENLESMLENPKFANVVFITNGNSYPAHKNILAARSSIFDAMFQRKDSKNAKSKKIRINVTPMNEKVLRAMLRYIYTGQCEPSSLGKLTDRLFEAATKYGVYGLKETCEQTHNKTILQIG; encoded by the exons ATGAACacattttacaccattttgacaACATTTCTCCTCTCTTATTGCACCATCTGTCAA agcgAACACTCAAAAACCCCTTCAAATTCGAACCGAAGCGACACATACTTGCCAACTCATGAAATAAACCATATTTGGGCTATTCATCAGTTCCGATTCCACGAAAACCTTGAGGCTGATAAGATTTACTCGCCCTACTTACACGCACCCACAACTGATAGATATGAATGGAATATGAAGATATACCCTAATGGCCAAGATAATAACAATGATACGATTtctgtgtatgtatgtataagcAACCACAGTGCAGTTGAAGAGGCAACTGCAGAGGCTAATATTTCAatcataaataataaaaaagaagtATTACTTCACGAATATttgataccaaaaaaatatgcacGCCGTGCAGGCGTATTAAACACACAGTATTGGCGGTGTTGGGGTAGAAAAAACTTTTGCAAGAAAGATGATTATTTTAGGAATCATTTACTCCAAAACGACACGTTAACATTCTCAGTCCACATAAAATGGGTATCTGAATCACCAAATGAGGATATTCAACGTAATGTTTCTTCGACCACTGCTACACCCGAGACCACCTCCGTCAAATATAATCTGACTGAAAACTTGGAATCGATGCTCGAAAACCCGAAATTCGCAAACGTCGTTTTTATAACGAATGGAAACAGTTATCCAgcccataaaaatattttggccGCACGAAGTTCAATTTTCGATGCCATGTTTCAACGAAAAGattcgaaaaatgcaaaatcgaaaaaaattcgaataaacgtTACTCCGATGAACGAAAAAGTATTACGAGCGATGCTACGATACATTTATACAGGACAGTGCGAACCGTCGTCGTTGGGAAAACTAACAGACAGATTATTTGAAGCTGCTACCAAATATGGTGTCTATGGATTGAAAGAAACTTGCGAACAAACACATAATAAAACTATACTACAAATAGGTTAA
- the LOC135847555 gene encoding speckle-type POZ protein-like: protein MNTFYMIVVFLLFYCTGGQSEPSKTPSNSDIENSTRSDIYLQTHEINHIMAIHQFRFQEQLQTNIIYSPYLHAPTTDRYEWKIKIYPNGLDNKNNTISSYVCLCNSSAVEETTAEYNISIINNKKEVLLQRYMSPRKYYARSLKLCWGWPIFCEKDSYFRNHLLQNDTLTFSVHIKWVSESSNEDIQRNVSSTTATPETTSVKYNLTENFESMLENPKFADVVFITNGNSYPAHKNILAARSSIFDAMFQRKDSKNAKSKKIRINVTPMNEKVLRAMLRYIYTGMCEPSLGKLTDRLFQAATKYGVYGLKETCEQTHNKTTLG from the exons ATGAACACATTCTACATGATTGTGGTATTTCTCCTCTTTTATTGCACCGGTGGTCAA agcgAACCTTCAAAAACCCCTTCAAACAGTGATATCGAAAATTCGACCCGAAGCGATATATACTTGCAAACTCACGAAATAAACCATATTATGGCTATTCATCAGTTCCGATTCCAAGAGCAACTTCAGACTAATATTATTTACTCACCCTACTTGCATGCACCCACAACTGATAGATATGAATGGAAAATTAAGATATACCCTAACGgcctagataataaaaataatacgatttCTTCATACGTATGTCTATGCAATTCCAGTGCAGTTGAAGAAACGACCGCAGAGTATAATATTTCAatcataaataataaaaaagaagtATTATTACAGCGCTATATGTCGCCAAGAAAATATTATGCACGCAGTTTAAAACTATGTTGGGGTTGGCCAATCTTTTGCGAGAAAGATAGTTATTTTAGAAATCATTTACTCCAAAACGACACATTAACATTCTCAGTCCACATAAAATGGGTATCTgaatcatcaaatgaagataTTCAACGTAATGTTTCTTCGACCACTGCTACACCCGAGACCACCTCCGTCAAATATAATCtgactgaaaactttgaatcgATGCTCGAAAACCCGAAATTCGCAGACGTCGTTTTTATAACGAATGGAAACAGTTATCCAgcccataaaaatattttggccGCGCGAAGTTCAATTTTCGATGCCATGTTTCAACGAAAAGattcgaaaaatgcaaaatcgaaaaaaattcgaataaacgtTACTCCGATGAACGAAAAAGTATTACGAGCGATGCTACGATACATTTATACAGGAATGTGCGAACCGTCGTTGGGAAAACTAACAGATAGATTATTTCAAGCTGCTACCAAATATGGTGTCTATGGATTAAAAGAAACTTGCGAACAAACACATAATAAAACTACGCTTGGTTAA
- the LOC135848622 gene encoding speckle-type POZ protein-like: MNMNTFYTILTAFLLSYCTTDQSEPSKLPSNSHIEDFIRSDTYLRTHEINHIWAIHQFRFHEQIEENSIFSPDLRAPTTDRYEWQIEINPNGEDNNNDTISVYVCRNDDSAVEEATAEKNISIINNKKEVLLHKYDSPTKYARAYGYGFNCWGWPNFCKKNDYFRNHLLQNDTLTLSIHIKWLSESPTEVIQHVSSTSTAPGTTTIKFNLTGNLESMLENPKFADVVFITNGSSYPAHKNILSARSPIFAAMFRRKDSKNEKLKKIRINVTSMNEKVLRAMLRYIYTGKCEQLGELTDRFFEAATKYGVNGLRETCEQAHNKTMLG; the protein is encoded by the exons atgaacATGAACacattttatacaattttgacaGCATTTCTCCTCTCTTATTGCACCACTGATCAG agCGAACCCTCAAAACTCCCTTCAAATAGTCATATTGAAGATTTTATTCGAAGCGACACGTACTTGCGAACTCACGAAATAAACCATATTTGGGCAATTCATCAGTTCCGATTCCACGAGCAAATTGaggaaaattcgattttctcgCCCGACTTACGCGCACCCACAACCGATAGATATGAATGGCAAATTGAGATCAACCCTAATGGCGAAGATAATAACAATGATACGATTTCTGTGTATGTATGTCGAAACGATGACAGTGCAGTTGAAGAGGCAACTGcagagaaaaatatttcaatcataaataataaaaaagaagtATTACTTCACAAATATGATTCGCCAACAAAATATGCACGCGCATACGGATACGGATTTAACTGTTGGGGTTGGCCAAACTTTTGcaagaaaaatgattattttagaAATCATTTACTCCAAAACGACACATTAACCCTCTCAATCCACATAAAGTGGTTATCTGAATCACCAACTGAGGTTATTCAACATGTTTCTTCGACCAGTACTGCACCGGGGACCACCACCATCAAATTTAATCTCACTGGGAATTTGGAATCGATGCTGGAAAACCCGAAATTCGCAGACGTCGTTTTTATAACGAATGGAAGCAGTTATCCAgcccataaaaatattttgtccGCCCGAAGTCCGATTTTCGCTGCCATGTTTCGAAGAAaagattcgaaaaatgaaaaattgaaaaaaatccgtaTAAACGTTACTTCCATGAACGAAAAAGTACTACGCGCGATGCTGCGGTACATTTATACAGGAAAATGTGAACAGCTAGGGGAACTAACGGACAGATTCTTTGAAGCTGCTACCAAATATGGTGTGAATGGGCTGAGAGAAACTTGCGAACAAGCACACAATAAAACTATGCTTGGTTAA